One Streptomyces sp. RPA4-2 genomic window carries:
- a CDS encoding SMP-30/gluconolactonase/LRE family protein: MTSFDVAIRADAALGEGPTWDAREQRLIWVDILGSRVHTYDPVSGRRTVMVTEQHVGAAKPRVGGGLVVNLRDGVGLYDPAGSSGSSGSSGSSGSSGSSGSSGSSGGFRWLHRELVPGRRGNDAAVAPDGALWAGSMRYDEDRGGGALSRIAADGTAHTVLDDVTVSNGTGWSPDGRLMYYIDTPTRRIDVFDVGEDQLPRNRRALVTIAADEGYPDGLTVDADGCVWVAFWDGGAVRRYTPDGRLDRVIALPVRRPTACAFGGADLTDLYITTARTGLVAPHPLSGSVLVVPGAGKGLAQPAFAG, from the coding sequence ATGACCTCCTTCGACGTCGCGATACGCGCCGACGCGGCCCTCGGCGAGGGCCCGACCTGGGACGCCCGCGAACAGCGGCTGATCTGGGTCGACATCCTCGGCTCCCGGGTCCACACCTACGATCCCGTCTCCGGGCGCCGTACGGTCATGGTCACCGAGCAGCACGTGGGCGCGGCCAAGCCCCGCGTGGGCGGCGGCCTGGTGGTCAACCTCCGTGACGGGGTGGGGCTGTACGATCCCGCAGGTTCATCAGGTTCATCAGGTTCATCAGGTTCATCAGGTTCATCAGGTTCATCAGGTTCATCCGGTTCATCCGGGGGATTCCGCTGGCTGCACCGCGAACTCGTCCCCGGCCGCCGGGGCAACGACGCGGCGGTCGCCCCCGACGGCGCGCTCTGGGCCGGCAGCATGCGCTACGACGAGGACCGGGGCGGCGGCGCGCTGTCCCGGATCGCCGCGGACGGCACCGCGCACACCGTCCTGGACGACGTCACCGTCAGCAACGGCACGGGATGGAGCCCCGACGGCCGGCTGATGTACTACATCGACACCCCGACCCGGCGGATCGACGTCTTCGACGTCGGCGAGGACCAACTTCCCCGCAACAGGCGGGCTTTGGTGACCATCGCTGCTGACGAGGGTTACCCGGACGGCCTCACCGTGGACGCCGATGGCTGCGTCTGGGTGGCGTTCTGGGACGGCGGCGCGGTCCGCCGCTACACCCCCGACGGCCGCCTCGACCGCGTGATCGCCCTCCCGGTCCGCCGCCCCACCGCCTGCGCGTTCGGTGGCGCGGACCTGACCGACCTGTACATCACCACCGCCCGTACGGGTCTGGTCGCGCCGCACCCGCTCTCCGGCTCGGTCCTCGTCGTCCCCGGCGCGGGCAAGGGCCTGGCACAGCCCGCGTTCGCCGGCTGA
- a CDS encoding IclR family transcriptional regulator: MGRLVPAVTRALDILELFLDGDGTLSAPDIVRRLQLPRTTVHELVTTLAARSYIVQIPGQPGRYRLGVRPYQLGSRYAEQLDLAAEGQQVARTVAETCDETVHVAILEGTDVIYIAKVDSTHAVRMVSAAGRRLPAHCTSVGKMLLASLPDPELASRIPDDADLAAMTPNSITEPGALREALAEIRRRGVAVESRESNPDVSCVAAPVRDRTGQVVAALSISVPMIRWSDERRAELEQLAAKGAADLSERLGHRSVRG; this comes from the coding sequence GTGGGACGCCTCGTACCTGCCGTGACCCGAGCTCTCGACATTCTCGAGCTCTTCCTCGACGGGGACGGCACGCTCTCCGCCCCCGACATCGTGCGCAGGCTGCAACTGCCGCGGACGACGGTGCACGAGCTGGTCACCACGCTCGCCGCCCGCTCGTACATCGTGCAGATACCGGGCCAGCCCGGACGCTACCGCCTCGGCGTGCGGCCGTACCAGCTCGGCAGCCGCTATGCCGAGCAGCTGGACCTCGCCGCGGAGGGCCAGCAGGTCGCCCGCACCGTCGCCGAGACCTGCGACGAGACGGTCCATGTGGCGATCCTCGAGGGCACGGACGTCATCTACATCGCGAAGGTCGACTCCACGCACGCCGTGCGCATGGTGTCGGCGGCCGGGCGCCGCCTTCCCGCCCACTGCACCTCCGTGGGCAAGATGCTGCTCGCCTCGCTGCCCGATCCGGAGCTGGCCTCCCGCATCCCCGACGACGCGGACCTGGCCGCGATGACACCGAACAGCATCACCGAACCGGGCGCCCTGCGCGAGGCCCTGGCGGAGATCCGCCGCCGCGGCGTCGCCGTGGAGAGCCGTGAGTCGAACCCGGACGTCAGCTGTGTCGCCGCCCCGGTGCGCGACCGCACGGGACAGGTCGTCGCCGCGCTCTCCATCTCCGTACCGATGATCCGCTGGAGCGACGAGCGCCGCGCCGAGCTGGAGCAGCTCGCCGCGAAGGGCGCGGCCGACCTCTCCGAGCGGCTCGGCCACCGGAGCGTGCGGGGATGA
- a CDS encoding RimK family alpha-L-glutamate ligase, producing MESAVARSAARPRIALATYRPEEGTTSADRDLPVLKGALEDAGARAGIVHWDDPAVDWADFDLVVIRSTWDYSWRVAEFVAWAERVAKLTRLANPAAIVRWNTDKRYLGELAGAGVPTVPTRYLAPGDPADLPDGHEYVVKPTSGAGARLAARYRPEERETALRHLARLHERGLTAMVQPYLRGVDTSGERALQFFGGRFLHAGRKGAVLEPGTAYDADKVPHPRMEVWQPTPAELALAERALAAVPHGPHGTDGPHGTDGPHGTDGDALLYARVDVVDGDDGRPCVMELELVEPNLFLWLHPESVPAVAEAVIRAAR from the coding sequence ATGGAGTCCGCCGTGGCCCGCAGCGCCGCCCGCCCCCGCATCGCACTCGCCACCTACCGGCCCGAGGAGGGCACGACGAGCGCGGACCGGGACCTGCCCGTGCTCAAGGGGGCCCTGGAGGACGCCGGGGCGCGGGCGGGGATCGTGCACTGGGACGATCCGGCCGTCGACTGGGCGGACTTCGACCTGGTCGTCATCCGCTCGACCTGGGACTACAGCTGGCGGGTCGCGGAGTTCGTGGCGTGGGCCGAGCGGGTCGCGAAGCTCACCCGGCTGGCGAATCCGGCGGCGATCGTGCGGTGGAACACCGACAAGCGGTACCTCGGTGAGCTGGCCGGGGCCGGGGTGCCGACCGTGCCGACCCGGTACCTCGCACCCGGCGACCCCGCCGACCTTCCGGACGGCCACGAGTACGTGGTGAAGCCCACGTCGGGCGCGGGCGCACGGCTCGCCGCCCGCTACCGGCCCGAGGAGCGGGAGACCGCGCTGCGGCACCTCGCCCGTCTGCACGAACGGGGGCTGACCGCGATGGTCCAGCCCTACCTGCGCGGCGTCGACACCTCCGGCGAGCGGGCGCTGCAGTTCTTCGGCGGACGCTTCCTGCACGCCGGCCGCAAGGGCGCCGTCCTCGAGCCCGGGACGGCCTACGACGCGGACAAGGTCCCGCATCCCCGGATGGAGGTCTGGCAGCCGACCCCGGCCGAACTCGCCCTCGCCGAGCGCGCGCTGGCCGCCGTACCGCACGGGCCGCACGGTACGGACGGGCCGCATGGTACGGACGGGCCGCACGGTACGGACGGCGACGCCCTGCTCTACGCCCGGGTCGACGTCGTCGACGGCGACGACGGCCGGCCGTGCGTCATGGAACTGGAACTGGTGGAACCCAACCTCTTCCTCTGGCTGCACCCGGAGTCGGTGCCCGCCGTCGCGGAGGCGGTCATCCGGGCCGCCCGCTGA
- a CDS encoding MAB_1171c family putative transporter — MDPSHFLAGIYISFWIPIAVLTAALAIKLPSIVKLWRDPLLRAVGGLLVLACAVFVSAAPPTITWTNRVTGVPNISAPLLYSLVTAFGGACLLMITTWRNGITDRAATRRATRWVVAVYAGVIVALWVLFALADTPDERIRDLDTYYARTPFMREEIVLYLLAHTAACLITSKLIWNWIRTDGLDVWLRGGLKFLGVGYTMNLVYDGAKLSAVGARWSGHDLDRLSTDLAPPVASLSAVLIAVGFILPHVGQYVQRRARTRLGLWRLRPLYRLMRTAVGSRVPFKLRVTPELRLMRRETYIRDALLHLARFLDEDLRRTAYEAAVGLGFETGRARALAHAVTLQDAVETGRRTRRDDATAPLVDPDTENLLAEIESVSRALRRPEDIRAVRAVAAVPAERVTVR, encoded by the coding sequence ATGGATCCCTCCCACTTCCTCGCCGGGATCTACATCTCCTTCTGGATACCGATCGCGGTCCTCACCGCCGCCCTCGCCATCAAGCTGCCCAGCATCGTCAAGCTCTGGAGGGACCCGCTCCTGAGAGCCGTCGGCGGCCTCCTCGTCCTCGCCTGCGCCGTCTTCGTCTCCGCCGCGCCGCCGACGATCACGTGGACCAACCGCGTCACCGGCGTACCGAACATCTCGGCGCCCCTGCTCTACAGCCTCGTCACCGCCTTCGGCGGAGCCTGCCTGCTGATGATCACCACCTGGCGCAACGGCATCACCGACCGCGCGGCCACCCGCCGCGCCACCCGCTGGGTCGTCGCCGTCTACGCCGGCGTGATCGTCGCGCTGTGGGTGCTGTTCGCGCTCGCCGACACGCCCGACGAGCGGATCCGGGACCTCGACACGTACTACGCCCGCACGCCCTTCATGCGCGAGGAGATCGTCCTCTACCTGCTCGCGCACACCGCGGCCTGCCTGATCACGTCCAAGCTGATCTGGAACTGGATCCGTACCGACGGACTCGACGTATGGCTGCGCGGCGGGCTGAAGTTCCTGGGCGTCGGGTACACGATGAACCTGGTCTACGACGGCGCGAAGCTCTCCGCGGTCGGCGCCCGCTGGAGCGGCCACGACCTGGACCGGCTCAGCACCGACCTGGCCCCGCCGGTCGCCTCCCTCTCCGCCGTCCTGATCGCGGTCGGCTTCATCCTGCCGCACGTGGGCCAGTACGTGCAGCGGCGGGCGCGCACCCGGCTCGGCCTCTGGCGGCTGCGGCCCCTGTACCGGCTGATGCGGACGGCCGTGGGAAGCCGGGTCCCCTTCAAGCTCCGGGTCACCCCGGAACTGCGCCTGATGCGCCGTGAGACGTACATCCGGGACGCGCTGCTCCACCTCGCCCGGTTCCTCGACGAGGACCTGCGGCGCACGGCGTACGAGGCGGCGGTCGGCCTGGGGTTCGAGACCGGCCGGGCGAGGGCGCTCGCCCACGCGGTGACGCTCCAGGACGCCGTCGAGACCGGGCGGCGAACGCGTCGGGACGACGCCACCGCTCCCCTCGTGGACCCGGACACCGAGAACCTGCTGGCGGAGATCGAGTCCGTGTCCCGGGCCCTGCGCCGCCCCGAGGACATCCGGGCGGTGCGCGCCGTCGCGGCCGTCCCGGCCGAGCGCGTCACGGTCCGATGA
- a CDS encoding toxin-antitoxin system, toxin component family protein, which produces MFSRRADSEMRALAVELSRSLRKRLDTPVDVRELAGALCEEMSRRRDGRPVQLRFERFPDEIEVTGLWVEFHDFDLVIVEERAETVQQLVILGHELWHMSAGHAHSHHHFAGAAAARALSDDPRWQEIALTVAARNGSHEADEAEAEDFGLHLASVFRSWVTGSRPQGPADPVGRAIQASLGYRGSQD; this is translated from the coding sequence CTGTTCTCCCGAAGAGCCGACTCCGAGATGCGCGCCCTCGCGGTCGAGCTCTCCCGGTCCCTGAGGAAGCGCCTCGACACGCCCGTCGACGTACGGGAACTGGCCGGCGCGCTCTGCGAGGAGATGAGCCGGCGCCGGGACGGCCGCCCCGTCCAGCTCCGCTTCGAACGCTTCCCCGACGAGATCGAGGTCACCGGTCTGTGGGTGGAGTTCCACGACTTCGACCTCGTCATCGTCGAGGAGCGAGCCGAAACGGTCCAGCAACTCGTCATCCTCGGCCATGAGTTGTGGCACATGTCGGCCGGTCACGCGCACTCCCACCACCACTTCGCCGGCGCGGCGGCCGCCCGCGCCCTGTCGGACGACCCCCGCTGGCAGGAGATCGCGCTCACCGTCGCCGCCCGCAACGGCTCGCACGAGGCCGACGAGGCCGAGGCCGAGGACTTCGGCCTCCACCTCGCGAGCGTCTTCCGCTCCTGGGTGACCGGCTCCCGCCCACAGGGCCCCGCCGATCCGGTCGGACGCGCCATCCAGGCCTCCCTGGGCTACCGCGGCTCCCAGGACTGA
- a CDS encoding acyl-CoA synthetase — MSSLFPALVSGSTARRPALRFGDRSLTYAELAASAGALAARLEGRGRIAVWATPSLETAVGVVAALLAQVPAVPLNPKSGEGELGHIVSDSAPSLVLAAEGDDLPSPVRELERIDVGTRHAGGVVPQPPAEPDDPAAPALVVYTSGTTGPPKGAVVPRRAIASTLDALADAWQWTGDDVLVHGLPLFHVHGLILGVLGPLRRGGAVRHLGRFSTEGVTRELNAGATMLFGVPTMYHRLAEALAEDAELAKALGRARLLVSGSAALPVHDHERITAATGRPVVERYGMTETLMNTSVRVDGPARPGTVGVPLPGVGLRLVEEDGSTLASYDADGTPTGSYDTEGNPTGAYDGESVGEIQVRGPNLFTEYLNRPDATAAAFTADGWFRTGDMAVRDADGCVRIVGRKATDLIKSGGYKIGAGEIENALLEHPAVREAAVTGEPDDDLGERIVAWVVPVDAPAPGLDRELADHVARRLAPHKRPRTVRFLSALPRNDMGKILKRALPDALADSRPSAHPNDVTHD, encoded by the coding sequence GTGTCCTCCCTCTTCCCGGCCCTGGTCAGCGGTTCGACCGCACGGCGGCCCGCCCTCCGCTTCGGCGACCGGTCCCTGACGTACGCGGAACTCGCCGCCTCGGCGGGCGCCCTGGCCGCGCGCCTCGAAGGCCGGGGACGGATCGCCGTATGGGCGACGCCGTCCCTGGAGACGGCCGTCGGGGTGGTGGCCGCGCTGCTCGCCCAGGTACCCGCCGTACCGCTCAACCCCAAGTCGGGCGAGGGCGAACTGGGGCACATCGTGTCCGACAGCGCGCCCTCACTGGTGCTCGCCGCGGAGGGGGACGACCTCCCCTCACCCGTACGGGAGTTGGAGCGCATCGACGTCGGGACGCGGCACGCTGGCGGTGTCGTGCCGCAGCCCCCGGCCGAGCCGGACGACCCCGCCGCCCCCGCCCTCGTCGTCTACACCTCCGGCACCACGGGTCCGCCCAAGGGCGCCGTCGTCCCGCGCCGCGCGATCGCCTCGACCCTGGACGCGCTGGCCGACGCCTGGCAGTGGACGGGCGACGACGTGCTCGTGCACGGACTGCCGCTCTTCCATGTGCACGGGCTGATCCTGGGCGTCCTCGGGCCGTTGCGGCGCGGCGGGGCCGTCCGGCACCTGGGGCGGTTCAGCACGGAGGGCGTGACGCGTGAGCTGAACGCGGGGGCCACCATGCTGTTCGGGGTGCCGACGATGTACCACCGGCTCGCCGAGGCGCTCGCCGAGGACGCGGAGCTGGCCAAGGCGCTCGGCCGGGCGCGGCTGCTGGTCTCCGGTTCCGCCGCGCTGCCGGTGCACGACCACGAGCGGATCACGGCGGCGACCGGGCGGCCGGTCGTCGAGCGGTACGGCATGACCGAGACCCTCATGAACACCAGCGTCCGGGTGGACGGCCCGGCGCGGCCCGGGACCGTCGGGGTGCCGCTGCCGGGCGTCGGGCTGCGGCTGGTCGAGGAGGACGGTTCGACGCTCGCCTCGTACGACGCGGACGGCACCCCGACCGGCTCGTACGACACCGAGGGCAACCCCACCGGCGCCTACGACGGCGAGAGCGTGGGCGAGATCCAGGTGCGCGGGCCGAACCTGTTCACCGAGTACCTGAACCGGCCCGACGCCACCGCCGCCGCGTTCACCGCGGACGGCTGGTTCCGTACCGGTGACATGGCGGTGCGCGACGCCGACGGCTGCGTACGCATCGTGGGCCGCAAGGCCACCGACCTGATCAAGAGCGGTGGTTACAAGATCGGCGCCGGTGAGATCGAGAACGCGCTGCTCGAACACCCCGCCGTGCGCGAGGCCGCCGTCACCGGGGAGCCCGACGACGACCTGGGCGAACGGATCGTGGCCTGGGTGGTGCCGGTGGACGCCCCCGCCCCCGGCCTCGACCGCGAACTCGCCGACCACGTGGCCCGCCGGCTCGCCCCGCACAAGCGCCCGCGCACCGTGCGCTTCCTGTCGGCCCTGCCCCGCAACGACATGGGCAAGATCCTGAAGCGAGCGCTCCCGGACGCCCTCGCGGACTCCCGCCCGAGCGCCCACCCGAACGACGTCACGCATGACTGA
- a CDS encoding carboxyl transferase domain-containing protein, whose amino-acid sequence MTDRLPAREAIALVTDEFTGLRVPIRHFEPDGPLSWQGYDEARSRAAARTGEDESVVCGSAVVGGTRVALIAFEFGFLGGSLGERTGDRLEAAYTHAREHRLPVVSLVATGGSRMQEGMLALTQLQRVARQSALTREAGLPQIAVVRDPTTGGGWATLGAGSDVILALPGAQVGFAGSRVRPPGADPAAYTAEAQVAAGAVDAVVPEGELRETLALWLALLSAPSAEAAPVPAALGAPGLPATGRDAVDRARSPERPRAEAYLDAYFSRRAAIGGDRCGGTDAGLLCGFGSGPRGRTVAYAAQCGTATRPAGYRTAARLIRLAGRLGIPVLTLVDTPGAANDEQAERQGAGSAIADLFAAVATARTPVTTLVIGEGGSGGALALAAPGNTWATPDSYFSVIAPELAAAILKRPASEVRATADQLRIRPQDLLDLGVVRGIAEHRGE is encoded by the coding sequence ATGACTGACCGCCTCCCGGCCCGTGAGGCCATCGCCCTCGTCACCGACGAGTTCACCGGACTCCGGGTACCGATACGGCATTTCGAGCCGGACGGCCCGCTGTCCTGGCAGGGGTACGACGAGGCGCGCTCCCGTGCCGCCGCCCGCACCGGCGAGGACGAGTCCGTCGTCTGCGGCAGCGCGGTCGTCGGCGGTACCAGGGTCGCGCTGATCGCCTTCGAGTTCGGCTTCCTCGGCGGCTCGCTCGGCGAACGCACCGGGGACCGGCTGGAGGCCGCGTACACCCATGCCCGCGAACACCGGCTGCCGGTCGTCTCGTTGGTCGCGACGGGCGGCAGCCGGATGCAGGAGGGCATGCTCGCGCTCACCCAGCTCCAGCGGGTGGCACGGCAGTCGGCGCTGACCCGGGAGGCCGGGCTGCCGCAGATCGCGGTGGTCCGGGATCCGACGACGGGGGGCGGCTGGGCCACGCTGGGCGCGGGTTCCGACGTGATCCTGGCGCTGCCCGGCGCCCAGGTGGGATTCGCCGGTTCCCGGGTCCGCCCGCCCGGCGCGGACCCGGCGGCGTACACGGCCGAGGCCCAGGTCGCGGCGGGCGCGGTGGACGCCGTCGTACCGGAAGGGGAGCTGCGGGAGACGCTGGCGCTGTGGCTGGCCCTGCTCAGCGCCCCCTCCGCCGAGGCCGCACCGGTGCCGGCCGCCCTCGGCGCGCCCGGTCTGCCCGCCACCGGCCGGGACGCCGTCGACCGGGCCCGCTCCCCCGAACGCCCCCGCGCCGAGGCCTACTTGGACGCGTACTTCAGCCGCCGCGCGGCGATCGGCGGCGACCGCTGCGGCGGCACCGACGCCGGTCTGCTGTGCGGGTTCGGCTCCGGGCCACGGGGGCGGACGGTCGCGTACGCGGCGCAGTGCGGGACCGCGACCCGTCCCGCCGGGTACCGCACCGCGGCCCGGCTGATCCGTCTCGCGGGCCGGCTCGGCATCCCGGTGCTGACGCTGGTGGACACCCCGGGCGCCGCCAACGACGAGCAGGCCGAGCGGCAGGGCGCGGGCTCCGCGATCGCGGACCTGTTCGCCGCGGTGGCCACCGCCCGCACGCCCGTCACCACCCTGGTGATCGGCGAGGGCGGCTCGGGCGGCGCCCTCGCGCTGGCCGCGCCGGGCAACACCTGGGCCACGCCGGACAGTTACTTCTCGGTCATCGCGCCCGAGCTGGCGGCCGCCATCCTCAAGCGTCCCGCGAGCGAGGTGCGCGCCACGGCGGACCAGCTCCGCATCCGGCCGCAGGACCTGCTGGACCTGGGGGTCGTGCGGGGCATCGCGGAGCACCGGGGGGAGTGA
- a CDS encoding rod shape-determining protein: MTASLEQLRRCHFAVDLGAARTRVYVKGAGLVVDQPSVAAINTKNGALIAVGEFAEKMTGRTPDYIRVMRPVSGGTVVDIEMAQRMLRQLLGDKVRRTLRRKPRLRAAACTPHDADPLAQRATIETLVGLGARRVELVDTLIAAAVGCGLPVERPEATMIMVCGAAATQVAVLSLGSIVTAERIPVGGEAVDRAIVQHLRHQHELMLPSQSVRPLQLALSGNGLTPHGPTSTEIHGRDVATGLARSVQVDTAAVRDAIQTPLTAVLDGIGKVLRACPPDLVADLADRGIMMVGGSALLPGLDQMLRHATGMPVHIAERPDVCAVQGLGYMLEGKIEPLTLEPLPG; the protein is encoded by the coding sequence ATGACCGCCAGTCTGGAGCAGCTGCGCCGCTGCCACTTCGCAGTCGACCTGGGCGCGGCCAGGACCCGTGTGTATGTGAAGGGCGCGGGACTGGTCGTCGACCAGCCGAGTGTCGCCGCGATCAACACGAAGAACGGCGCGCTGATCGCGGTCGGTGAGTTCGCGGAGAAGATGACGGGCCGCACCCCCGACTACATCCGGGTGATGCGGCCGGTGTCGGGCGGCACGGTCGTCGACATCGAGATGGCCCAGCGCATGCTGCGGCAGTTGCTCGGCGACAAGGTGCGCCGCACCCTGCGCCGCAAGCCGAGGCTGCGCGCCGCCGCCTGCACCCCGCACGACGCGGACCCGCTGGCGCAGCGCGCGACGATCGAGACGCTCGTCGGCCTCGGGGCGAGGCGGGTGGAGCTGGTCGACACGCTGATCGCCGCGGCGGTGGGCTGCGGGCTGCCGGTCGAGCGGCCGGAGGCCACCATGATCATGGTGTGCGGTGCCGCCGCCACCCAGGTCGCCGTGCTGTCCCTCGGCTCCATCGTGACCGCCGAACGCATTCCGGTGGGCGGTGAGGCCGTCGACCGCGCGATCGTGCAGCATCTGCGCCACCAGCACGAGCTGATGCTTCCGTCGCAGTCCGTACGGCCCCTCCAGCTCGCCCTGTCCGGCAACGGGCTCACCCCGCACGGCCCGACGTCCACGGAGATCCACGGGCGCGACGTGGCGACCGGCCTCGCCCGTTCGGTGCAGGTCGACACCGCCGCCGTACGCGATGCCATCCAGACCCCGCTGACGGCCGTACTCGACGGGATCGGGAAGGTGCTGCGGGCCTGTCCGCCGGATCTGGTGGCCGACCTCGCCGACCGCGGGATCATGATGGTCGGCGGGAGCGCGCTGCTCCCGGGGCTCGACCAGATGCTGCGGCACGCGACGGGCATGCCGGTGCACATCGCCGAGCGGCCGGACGTCTGCGCGGTGCAGGGCCTGGGCTACATGCTGGAGGGCAAGATCGAGCCGCTGACGCTGGAGCCGCTGCCGGGCTGA
- a CDS encoding GAF domain-containing protein — translation MTDPVPRLPALVEAVLCVGSDLELRATLQHIVDAAAELTGARSAALDMADPGDAGLLEIRTDRPPAAGPDRWPHERPDGSLGVPILVDDAVFGNLYVAGKRGGPFTDEDEQLLRVLATQAGVAIGNARLYETARQRERWIEGAAAVTTALLSGEDAADALLTVAERARILADASAGLILQPTEESGMRIVTAATPDGSADLGDIVGTTITPGSPLLEQLLAGEPVFIDDSATDPRLTTHVRHRFGPNMMLPLQSGGRLIGTLALPRDRGGRPYSAAERLLAAQFASQAALALVLADARHSRERLAVYEDRDRIARDLHDLVVQRLFATGMMLESTQRRSAGEVDAEVHEILGRAVDELQSTVQEVRTAIFALQQPPADAPTTLRGKVLRETAGAAAALGFQPSTRFTGAVEALVPEPVVGHLLVALRRALASAARRSGVSRIEVTVDATRRLPDGRAGVRLTVFDDGDTGGGRREDEGTGDGDTEDGDGRGRAGTTVVWQSPL, via the coding sequence ATGACCGACCCCGTCCCCCGTCTCCCGGCCCTCGTGGAAGCCGTCCTGTGCGTCGGCTCCGATCTCGAACTGCGGGCCACGCTCCAGCACATCGTGGATGCCGCCGCCGAACTGACGGGGGCCCGGAGCGCGGCGCTGGACATGGCCGATCCCGGCGACGCGGGGCTGCTGGAGATCCGTACGGATCGGCCACCGGCGGCCGGACCTGACCGGTGGCCCCATGAGCGGCCCGACGGCTCCCTGGGCGTCCCGATCCTCGTCGACGACGCGGTGTTCGGGAACCTGTACGTCGCCGGGAAGCGCGGCGGTCCGTTCACGGATGAGGACGAGCAGTTGCTGCGGGTGCTGGCGACCCAGGCCGGCGTGGCGATCGGCAACGCCCGGCTGTACGAGACGGCCCGGCAGCGCGAGCGGTGGATCGAGGGCGCGGCTGCCGTCACCACCGCGCTGCTCAGCGGGGAGGACGCCGCCGACGCGCTGCTGACCGTCGCCGAGCGGGCCAGGATCCTCGCCGACGCCTCGGCCGGTCTCATCCTGCAGCCCACGGAGGAGAGCGGCATGAGGATCGTGACCGCCGCCACCCCGGACGGCTCCGCCGACCTCGGTGACATCGTCGGCACCACGATCACTCCCGGCAGCCCCCTGCTGGAACAACTCCTGGCCGGCGAACCGGTGTTCATCGACGACTCGGCGACCGACCCGCGACTGACCACCCACGTACGACACCGGTTCGGGCCGAACATGATGCTGCCGCTGCAGTCGGGCGGCCGTCTCATCGGCACACTCGCCCTGCCCCGCGACCGCGGCGGCCGCCCGTACAGCGCGGCGGAACGGCTGCTCGCCGCACAGTTCGCCTCACAGGCCGCGCTGGCGCTGGTCCTCGCGGACGCCCGGCACAGCCGGGAGCGGCTCGCGGTCTACGAGGACCGCGACCGGATCGCTCGCGACCTGCACGACCTGGTCGTCCAGCGGCTCTTCGCCACCGGCATGATGCTGGAGTCCACGCAGCGGCGCAGCGCCGGGGAGGTCGACGCGGAGGTGCACGAGATCCTGGGCCGGGCCGTCGACGAACTGCAGTCCACCGTCCAGGAGGTACGCACCGCGATCTTCGCCCTCCAGCAGCCGCCGGCCGACGCCCCCACCACCCTGCGCGGCAAGGTGCTGCGCGAGACGGCGGGCGCGGCGGCGGCCCTGGGTTTCCAGCCGTCCACCCGATTCACCGGCGCGGTGGAGGCACTCGTGCCGGAGCCCGTTGTCGGCCACCTGCTCGTGGCTCTCCGCCGCGCCCTCGCCTCCGCCGCGCGCCGCTCCGGGGTGTCCCGTATCGAGGTCACGGTGGACGCGACGAGGAGACTTCCCGACGGGCGGGCCGGGGTGCGGCTGACGGTGTTCGACGACGGCGACACGGGCGGGGGCCGCAGGGAGGACGAAGGCACGGGGGACGGAGACACGGAGGACGGAGACGGGCGCGGACGTGCGGGGACGACGGTCGTGTGGCAGTCACCCCTGTGA
- a CDS encoding SDR family NAD(P)-dependent oxidoreductase, which yields MAQRRVVVSGGGTGIGLATAEAFAADGDRLVLLGRREEVLRKAADTLNSRFGESAATWCAADLSDPEQVGTVRDFITADEAPVDVLVANAGGNVAAAHDGTLASVADGYRRNFDANVLTAVLLTEALLPHIRRPGGRIVQLSSIASLRGPGSYGGSKAWINTYTYDLAQRVGPEGITVNAVAPGFVGDTEFFGDRATPEFVASRVAQSLTGQPGHPSEIAAAVRYVASPEAAYLTGQLLHINGGAALGR from the coding sequence ATGGCCCAGCGGCGCGTGGTGGTGTCCGGTGGCGGCACCGGGATCGGCCTGGCGACGGCGGAGGCGTTCGCCGCGGACGGGGATCGGCTGGTGCTCCTCGGCCGCCGCGAGGAGGTGCTGCGCAAGGCGGCCGACACACTGAACAGCCGGTTCGGGGAGTCGGCGGCGACCTGGTGCGCGGCGGACCTCTCCGACCCCGAACAGGTCGGCACGGTGCGGGACTTCATCACGGCGGACGAGGCTCCGGTGGACGTGCTCGTGGCCAACGCGGGCGGCAACGTGGCCGCCGCGCACGACGGCACCCTCGCCTCCGTCGCGGACGGCTACCGCCGCAACTTCGACGCCAACGTCCTGACCGCGGTGCTGCTCACCGAGGCCCTGCTCCCGCACATCCGCAGGCCCGGCGGGCGCATCGTGCAGCTCTCCTCCATCGCCTCGCTGCGCGGCCCGGGGTCGTACGGCGGCTCCAAGGCCTGGATCAACACGTACACCTACGACCTCGCCCAGCGCGTCGGCCCCGAGGGCATCACCGTCAACGCGGTCGCCCCCGGCTTCGTCGGCGACACGGAGTTCTTCGGCGACCGCGCGACCCCGGAGTTCGTGGCGTCGCGGGTCGCGCAGTCCCTGACGGGGCAGCCGGGACACCCCTCGGAGATCGCCGCGGCCGTCCGCTACGTCGCGTCGCCCGAGGCGGCGTATCTGACGGGGCAGCTGCTGCACATCAACGGCGGGGCGGCACTGGGGCGCTGA